A part of Cannabis sativa cultivar Pink pepper isolate KNU-18-1 chromosome 6, ASM2916894v1, whole genome shotgun sequence genomic DNA contains:
- the LOC115725703 gene encoding mitochondrial dicarboxylate/tricarboxylate transporter DTC, with the protein MGEEKKPKSGGVWPSIKPFVNGGASGMLATCVIQPVDMVKVRIQLGQGSALSVTKNMLKQDGIGTFYKGLSAGLLRQATYTTARLGSFKILTSKAVEANDGKPLPLYQKALCGLTAGAIGATIGNPADLALIRMQADATLPAAQRRHYKNVFHALVRIVADEGVFALWKGAGPTVVRAMGLNMGMLASYDQSVEFCKDNLGLGETATVLAASTVSGFFASVCSLPFDYIKTQIQKMQPDAQGKYPYTGSLDCALKTLKAGGPLKFYTGFPVYFVRIAPHVMMVWIFLNQIQKAQKSIGL; encoded by the exons ATGGGAGAAGAGAAGAAGCCCAAATCTGGAGGTGTCTGGCCTTCCATTAAGCCCTTTGTTAATGGTGGTGCTTCTGGTATGCTCGCTACTTGTGTCATCCAGCCAGTTGATATGGTCAAG GTGAGAATTCAATTAGGTCAGGGATCAGCTCTCAGTGTCACCAAAAACATGCTTAAGCAAGATGGTATTGGTACCTTCTACAAG GGACTCTCTGCTGGTCTGCTGAGACAAGCTACCTACACCACAGCTCGTCTTGGATCTTTCAA GATTTTGACAAGTAAAGCAGTTGAGGCCAACGATGGAAAGCCCCTTCCTTTATATCAGAAAGCTTTGTGTGGGCTAACTGCTGGTGCTATTGGAGCAACTATTGGTAATCCAGCAGATTTGGCACTCATTCGTATGCAGGCTGATGCCACTTTGCCTGCTGCTCAACGGCGACATTACAAAAATGTGTTCCACGCCCTTGTTCGAATTGTTGCAGATGAAGGGGTTTTTGCACTCTGGAAGGGTGCTGGCCccactgttgtaagagctatggGATTGAACATGGGAATGCTTGCCTCATACGATCAAAGTGTGGAGTTTTGCAAGGATAACTTGGGTCTTGGCGAAACAGCAACAGTGTTAG CTGCAAGTACTGTCTCTGGATTTTTCGCTTCAGTTTGTAGTTTGCCTTTTGATTATATCAAAACCCAGATCCAGAAAATGCAACCTGATGCTCAAGGAAAGTACCCATACACCGGTTCTTTGGATTGTGCTTTGAAGACCCTTAAGGCTGGAGGACCTCTTAAATTTTACACCGGGTTTCCAGTGTACTTTGTCAGAATTGCTCCACATGTCATG ATGGTATGGATTTTCCTCAACCAAATTCAGAAGGCACAAAAATCTATTGGCTTATAG
- the LOC115725701 gene encoding protochlorophyllide-dependent translocon component 52, chloroplastic, with protein sequence MSAMEALRVSPVHSLGFPSRLDKTQFTKLFCSSFNPIPSSNSVSKSKLFTAISSSVSTELSDPFKPEVETQTPDGKFDWYAHWYPIMPVCDLDKRRPHAKKVMGLDVVVWWDRNESEWKVFDDSCPHRLAPLSEGRIDQWGRLQCVYHGWCFNGSGDCKFIPQAPPDGPPVHTSKKACVSVYPSTVQNGIVWFWPNTDPQYKDIITKQKPPYIAEMDDPSFTNSMGNRDIPYGYEVLIENLMDPAHVPYAHYGLMRNPQRKNKADREGGIPLEMAVENFHPNGFNGRREPGINKFFAPCVFYSSLPLGGSTKQDNGAASSTGTKKESSVQKRMVLVFICIPVSPGKSRLIWTFPRNFGVWIDKIVPRWMFHVGQNLILDSDLHLLHVEERKIMDVGSAQWQKACFVPTKSDALVIAFRKWLNKHAGGQVDWKGKFSGALPPTPPREQLMDRYWTHVVNCSSCNAAYKGLNVLEVVLQVVSIALLGVVAATKQSLKSMVAKSAMVSISLLCFAASKWLSHFIHKVFHYHDYDHAFR encoded by the exons ATGTCAGCCATGGAAGCTCTCAGAGTTTCTCCTGTTCATTCTCTTGGCTTTCCATCAAGACTAGACAAAACCCAATTCACAAAACTCTTTTGCTCGAGCTTTAATCCAATACCCAGTTCGAATTCCGTGTCAAAATCCAAGCTTTTCACTGCCATTTCATCTTCTGTTTCCACAGAACTTTCTGACCCTTTTAAGCCTGAGGTTGAAACTCAAACCCCAGATGGGAAATTTGATTGGTATGCTCATTGGTATCCGATTATGCCGGTTTGTGACTTGGATAAGAGGAGGCCACATGCTAAGAAAGTAATGGGTCTTGATGTGGTTGTGTGGTGGGATAGGAATGAGAGTGAATGGAAGGTGTTTGATGATAGTTGTCCTCATAGATTGGCTCCTTTATCAGAAGGAAGGATTGATCAATGGGGGAGATTACAGTGTGTCTACCATGGTTGGTGCTTTAATGGCTCTGGTGACTGCAAGTTCATCCCTCAAGCACCTCCAGATGGCCCTCCG GTTCACACTTCCAAGAAAGCATGTGTTTCTGTTTATCCAAGCACTGTGCAGAATGGCATTGTATGGTTTTGGCCTAACACTGATCCCCAATACAAAGATATTATAACAAAGCAAAAACCACCATACATTGCAGAAATGGATGATCCATCATTTACTAATTCGATGGGAAACAGAGATATTCCATACGG ATATGAGGTCTTGATAGAAAATCTCATGGACCCTGCACATGTTCCTTATGCTCATTATGGTCTAATGAGGAATCCACAGAGAAAGA ATAAGGCTGATAGAGAAGGTGGCATACCCTTGGAAATGGCTGTGGAGAATTTTCACCCTAACGGTTTTAATGGAAGGCGGGAGCCTggaattaacaaattttttgcACCATGtgttttttattcttctttgcCTCTTGGTGGATCAACAAAGCAAGATAATGGGGCTGCTTCCTCAACTGGAACCAAGAAG GAATCATCAGTACAGAAGAGAATGGTGTTAGTTTTTATTTGCATACCAGTTAGTCCAGGTAAGAGCAGATTAATATGGACTTTCCCAAGAAACTTTGGGGTATGGATCGACAAAATTGTGCCGCGATGGATGTTTCATGTTGGTCAGAATTTGATTCTGGATTCAGATTTGCATCTGCTACATGTTGAG GAGCGTAAGATAATGGACGTTGGCTCTGCCCAGTGGCAGAAGGCATGTTTTGTGCCAACAAAGTCGGATGCTCTTGTGATTGCTTTCAGAAAGTGGCTGAACAAGCATGCCGGTGGCCAAGTTGACTGGAAAGGCAAATTCAGTGGAGCTCTTCCACCAACTCCTCCAAGAGAACAGCTTATGGACAG GTATTGGACTCATGTGGTTAACTGCAGCAGTTGCAATGCAGCATACAAGGGTCTCAATGTCCTAGAAGTTGTGTTGCAAGTAGTCTCCATAGCTCTACTTGGAGTTGTTGCAGCAACCAAGCAAAGCCTAAAATCCATGGTTGCAAAGTCTGCTATGGTTTCAATATCACTTCTTTGCTTTGCAGCTTCAAAATGGTTGTCTCACTTCATCCACAAAGTCTTTCACTACCATGACTACGACCACGCTTTTCGTTAG
- the LOC115725367 gene encoding uncharacterized protein LOC115725367 has protein sequence MAGKGVLSFPRSNALEVPKVCNLKDQAKRTILRNVRSQGHTYVELREDGKKFIFFCTLCLAPCHSDSVLFDHLKGNLHNERLSTAKATLLRPNPWPFNDGVVFFDNSIEKGEQMTITNGNGNQNRLLESQDNGDSLAIVSYDENTENLANKKSRNDQFVHQNEDLDYAVIDSDVNLNSSSENLTESGDNCAVSIPCVRVGNEITNVKVREVGYGLVAARFQETGSMSEELTRIWCEWLGKNNIVNEGSFIVPEHDFAIVTFSYNNLNLGRMGFLDEVRALLCSSPSSESQNAEGSKKRKSFSDPEDVSDNVSNHYDSGGEDSSASAVSSLMLDDQLLQTRFISNKAVRRELRRQRRLASERMCDICQHKMLPGKDVATLMNVKTGRLACSSRNVNGAFHLFHTSCLIHWVLLCELEMLTNQPDSVKVKRRSRRKTAAKNNEIQNDGDMKALRPQIHSVFCPECQGTGALIDNHDEKPTVPLSKMFKYKIKVSDARRAWMKSPEVLKNCSTGFHFPSQSEEKLQEKVKQLKLLRFYGAHY, from the exons ATGGCAGGAAAGGGTGTGTTAAGTTTTCCAAGATCTAATGCTTTGGAAGTTCCTAAGGTGTGTAATCTGAAGGACCAAGCGAAAAGAACAATTCTTCGTAATGTGAGATCGCAAGGGCACACGTATGTTGAACTTCGTGAAGATGGAAAGAAGTTCATTTTCTTCTGTACTTTGTGTTTAGCTCCTTGTCACAGTGATTCGGTACTGTTTGATCACTTGAAGGGTAATCTTCATAATGAGAGGTTGTCTACTGCTAAGGCTACTCTCTTGAGACCAAACCCGTGGCCGTTTAATGATGGTGTTGTTTTCTTTGATAATTCAATCGAGAAAGGAGAACAGATGACAATTACAAATGGAAATGGAAACCAAAATCGGTTGTTGGAGTCTCAAGACAATGGGGACAGTCTAGCTATAGTTAGTTATGATGAAAATACAGAAAACCTTGCTAATAAGAAATCTAGGAATGATCAATTTGTACATCAAAATGAGGATCTAGATTATGCAGTCATTGATTCAGATGTTAACTTGAATTCCTCTTCAGAGAATCTGACTGAATCTGGGGATAATTGTGCAGTTTCAATCCCTTGTGTTCGAGTTGGAAATGAAATTACAAATGTAAAAGTGAGGGAAGTGGGTTACGGACTAGTTGCTGCAAGATTTCAGGAGACGGGTAGCATGTCAGAGGAGCTAACCAGGATATGGTGCGAGTGGTTGGGAAAAAATAATATAGTGAACGAGGGTTCATTCATTGTTCCTGAGCATGACTTTGCTATTGTTACCTTTAGTTATaacaatttaaatttaggtAGAATGGGTTTTCTTGATGAGGTAAGAGCATTGCTCTGCTCGAGTCCGTCATCTGAAAGTCAAAATGCTGAAGGCAGTAAAAAAAGGAAATCATTTTCTGACCCTGAGGATGTTAGTGATAATGTGAGTAATCATTATGATTCAGGCGGGGAAGATTCTTCAGCTTCTGCAGTATCAAGTTTAATGTTAGATGATCAGCTTCTGCAAACTAGATTTATTTCTAACAAGGCTGTAAGGCGAGAATTGAGGCGACAACGACGCTTAGCTTCTGAAAGAATGTGTGATATTTGCCAACATAAGATGCTTCCTGGAAAAGATGTAGCAACACTCATGAATGTGAAGACTGGAAGGCTTGCTTGCAGTAGTCGAAACGTGAATGGG GCCTTCCATTTATTTCATACTTCCTGCCTCATACATTGGGTTCTTCTATGTGAACTTGAAATGCTCACAAATCAGCCAGATAGTGTAAAAGTTAAACGGAGATCTCGGAGAAAAACTGCAGCTAAGAACAACGAAATACAAAACGATGGTGATATGAAAGCTCTAAGGCCTCAAATTCATTCTGTATTCTGTCCGGAGTGCCAGGGGACTGGAGCGCTCATCGATAACCATGATGAGAAACCAACAGTTCCTCTTTCAAAG ATGTTCAAGTACAAGATAAAAGTGAGCGATGCACGCCGAGCATGGATGAAGAGTCCTGAAGTGTTGAAAAATTGCTCAACAGGGTTTCATTTCCCATCACAATCCGAAGAAAAGCTACAG GAAAAGGTGAAACAACTGAAGTTGCTGCGTTTCTATGGAGCTCATTACTAG
- the LOC115725472 gene encoding cleavage and polyadenylation specificity factor subunit 3-I, translating into MTSTTMQPASLKRRDSFSAREEDKLIVIPLGAGNEVGRSCVYMTYKGKTVLFDCGIHPAYSGMAALPYFDEIDPSTVDVLLITHFHLDHAASLPYFLEKTTFKGRVFMTYATKAIYKLLLTDYIKVSKVSVEDMLFNEQDINRSMDKIEVIDFHQTVEVNGIRFWCYTAGHVLGAAMFMVDIAGVRVLYTGDYSREEDRHLRAAETPQFSPDVCIIESTYGVQHHQPRSIREKRFTDVIHSTVSQGGRVLIPVFALGRAQELLLILDEYWSNHPELQSIPIYYASPLAKRCLSVYETYTLSMNDRIRNAKSNPFIFKHISPLKSIENFKDVGPSVVMASPGGLQSGLSRQLFDMWCSDKKNSCVLPGYVVEGTLAKTIINEPKEVTLMNGLSAPLNMQVHYISFSAHADSAQTSAFLEELRPPNIILVHGEANEMGRLKQKLVTQFMDRNTKILTPKNCQSVEMYFNSQKMAKAIGKLAEKTPEAGEVVSGLLVKKGFSYQIMAPDDLHVFSQLATANVTQRITIPYSNVFSIIKHRLKQIYEGVESSTDEESGVPTLRVHDRVTVKQESENHISLHWASDPISDMVSDSIVALVLSINREVPKVVVESEDTKIEEDNEKKAEKVIYALLVSLFGDVKLGENGKLVITVDGNVAQLDKLSGDVESENEGLKERVRTAFRRIQNAVKPIPLTAS; encoded by the exons ATGACTTCAACAACGATGCAACCGGCTTCTCTTAAGCGAAGAGATTCATTTTCAGCTAGGGAAGAAGATAAACTTATTGTAATCCCTTTAGGAGCGGGTAATGAAGTTGGCCGCTCTTGTGTTTACATGACTTACAAAGGGAAGACTGTATTG TTCGATTGTGGGATTCATCCTGCCTACTCAGGTATGGCTGCTTTGCCATATTTTGATGAGATTGATCCTTCAACAGTTGATGTTCTTCTCATCACTCA ttttcacttGGATCATGCTGCATCTCTACCTTACTTTCTGGAAAAG ACCACATTCAAAGGCCGGGTTTTCATGACTTATGCTACAAAAGCTATCTACAAGTTGCTTTTAACAGATTACATCAAAGTGAGCAAAGTTTCTGTTGAAGATATGTTGTTTAATGAACAAGACATAAATCGCTCCATGGATAAAATTGAG GTTATTGATTTCCATCAAACAGTTGAGGTAAATGGTATTAGATTTTGGTGCTACACAGCTGGTCATGTCCTTGGGGCTGCTATGTTTATGGTTGACATTGCTGGTGTCAGAGTTCTCTACACTGGAGATTATTCACGTGAAGAAGATCGACATCTTCGTGCTGCAGAGACCCCACAGTTCTCTCCTGATGTATGCATAATTGAGTCCACTTATGGAGTCCAGCATCATCAACCTCGGAGTATTCGGGAGAAGAGGTTCACCGACGTTATACACTCGACCGTTTCTCAGGGTGGTCGTGTTCTGATTCCTGTGTTTGCCCTTGGTCGTGCCCAAGAGCTCCTCCTCATTCTCGATGAGTATTGGTCTAATCATCCCGAGCTACAGAGCATACCGATATACTATGCTTCTCCACTTGCAAAGCGTTGTTTGTCTGTTTACGAGACATACACTCTTTCAATGAACGATAGGATCCGAAATGCAAAGTCGAATCCTTTCATCTTCAAGCACATATCTCCATTAAAGAGCATTGAGAATTTTAAGGATGTGGGTCCATCGGTGGTAATGGCGAGCCCTGGTGGGCTTCAAAGTGGGTTATCAAGGCAACTCTTTGATATGTGGTGCTCTGATAAGAAAAACTCTTGTGTTCTTCCAGGTTATGTCGTTGAAGGGACTCTAGCGAAAACAATTATTAACGAGCCGAAAGAAGTCACTCTCATGAATGGCTTAAGTGCTCCTCTCAACATGCAAGTCCACTACATCTCATTCTCTGCTCATGCAGACTCTGCCCAAACAAGTGCATTCTTGGAAGAATTGAGGCCTCCTAACATAATTCTTGTTCACGGTGAAGCTAACGAAATGGGGAGGCTCAAACAAAAGCTCGTGACTCAATTTATGGACCGTAACACTAAAATCCTCACCCCAAAGAATTGTCAATCTGTTGAAATGTATTTCAACTCTCAGAAAATGGCTAAAGCTATTGGTAAGCTAGCTGAGAAGACCCCGGAAGCTGGTGAAGTTGTCAGTGGTTTACTGGTAAAGAAAGGCTTCAGTTATCAGATAATGGCTCCGGATGATCTTCACGTCTTCTCGCAGCTAGCAACCGCGAATGTTACTCAAAGGATAACTATTCCATATTCGAATGTTTTCAGCATAATAAAGCACAGGCTAAAGCAGATATATGAAGGTGTAGAGTCTTCAACAGATGAAGAATCTGGCGTGCCAACGCTTCGGGTACATGACCGAGTTACAGTGAAGCAGGAATCTGAGAATCACATTTCGCTACATTGGGCTTCAGATCCCATTAGCGACATGGTATCGGACTCCATTGTCGCCCTGGTTTTGAGTATCAACCGAGAAGTCCCCAAAGTCGTTGTTGAGTCAGAGGATACCAAAATCGAGGAAGACAATGAGAAGAAGGCGGAAAAGGTAATTTATGCACTTCTGGTGTCACTCTTTGGAGATGTTAAGCTTGGAGAGAATGGGAAATTAGTTATTACTGTTGACGGAAATGTGGCGCAGCTCGATAAACTGAGCGGGGACGTTGAAAGTGAAAACGAGGGTCTTAAGGAAAGAGTAAGGACAGCATTCCGCCGAATTCAAAACGCGGTCAAGCCAATCCCTCTCACTGCTTCTTAG